Proteins from a single region of Verrucomicrobiota bacterium:
- a CDS encoding AraC family transcriptional regulator: MRHPSFHIHSYRQFNLTQWPRWPIPVPYWRLYYHNRGGACIYFKDKIIQLLPSKYYLISPNTPFTSELRHPLEHFCVYFSVTGIFKDLELGIYEFPMEARMQSKLVSIKSFRESNSIKTKLQLLAILHEAILNVPDFSENPPDDHDNPSIFSVLELVENEKALDMSNLALAKIAGMHVDAFVRKFTKTIGQSPQMLIRKEKIRRACILLHFTRDPIEEIARQLHFCDRYHFSRVFKKERGVSPAKFRASLDG, from the coding sequence ATGAGGCACCCAAGCTTTCATATACATAGCTATAGACAGTTTAACTTAACCCAATGGCCCAGATGGCCGATTCCTGTTCCTTATTGGCGTTTGTATTACCATAATAGGGGTGGTGCATGTATTTACTTTAAAGATAAAATCATTCAATTATTGCCCAGCAAGTATTACCTCATCTCGCCTAACACTCCATTTACTTCGGAGCTACGACACCCTCTAGAACACTTTTGTGTTTACTTTAGTGTGACAGGTATATTTAAGGATCTAGAGCTTGGGATTTACGAATTTCCTATGGAAGCTAGAATGCAATCCAAGCTAGTCTCTATCAAAAGCTTCAGAGAGTCTAACTCCATAAAAACAAAGCTTCAACTTCTAGCTATCCTTCATGAGGCTATATTAAATGTGCCTGACTTTTCAGAGAATCCCCCTGATGATCATGATAATCCATCTATTTTTTCAGTGCTTGAGTTAGTTGAAAATGAGAAAGCACTGGACATGTCAAATCTTGCACTAGCTAAAATCGCAGGAATGCATGTAGATGCTTTTGTTCGTAAATTCACCAAGACCATTGGACAGAGTCCTCAAATGCTGATACGGAAGGAAAAGATAAGAAGAGCCTGCATCTTACTACATTTTACAAGGGATCCTATTGAAGAGATTGCTAGGCAATTGCATTTTTGTGATCGTTATCATTTCTCTCGAGTTTTTAAGAAGGAAAGGGGTGTTTCTCCCGCAAAATTTAGAGCAAGTCTCGATGGCTAG
- a CDS encoding DUF4919 domain-containing protein yields the protein MKYCLLAGMLFCSALLYGEERQIDLLVSLDPFTELRLSYARSPSFTGGWVSREQRRDLLEDYKKDPNLFLVNAQKWLKECPVDANMHLMLADLMRERSKLAQAVFHRHRFYGLLQSIVGNKTGESKDQAFVIISADEVHTVLNYFQAKLLEQKLEYPFDMMKVTIHGKEKTLYFDVSIPFKAIQNRTSQ from the coding sequence ATGAAATATTGTTTGCTTGCCGGAATGCTCTTTTGCTCAGCGTTGCTTTATGGCGAAGAAAGGCAGATAGATCTGCTAGTATCATTGGATCCATTTACAGAGCTTCGCCTGTCTTATGCGCGAAGCCCATCTTTTACCGGTGGCTGGGTAAGCCGGGAGCAAAGGAGAGATTTGCTAGAGGATTACAAAAAAGATCCCAACCTCTTTTTGGTGAACGCTCAAAAATGGTTAAAAGAATGTCCTGTAGATGCAAATATGCATCTCATGTTGGCCGACCTCATGAGGGAAAGAAGTAAGTTAGCCCAAGCCGTATTCCATCGCCATCGGTTTTACGGTTTACTTCAATCCATCGTGGGTAATAAAACAGGGGAATCAAAAGACCAAGCCTTTGTGATTATCTCTGCCGATGAAGTACATACAGTCTTGAACTATTTTCAGGCCAAACTTTTAGAGCAGAAGCTGGAGTATCCCTTTGATATGATGAAGGTGACTATTCATGGGAAAGAAAAGACGCTTTATTTCGATGTGAGCATTCCATTTAAGGCCATTCAGAACCGGACAAGCCAATAA
- the rpmG gene encoding 50S ribosomal protein L33: protein MREKITLQCTEAKEEGKPPSRYISTKNKKLTPGRIERKKYNPFLRRHTLHREIK from the coding sequence ATGAGAGAGAAAATCACATTACAATGTACAGAAGCAAAAGAAGAGGGTAAGCCTCCTTCACGCTATATTTCTACGAAGAATAAGAAACTGACCCCTGGACGTATTGAGCGTAAGAAATACAACCCTTTTCTACGCCGCCATACGCTTCACAGAGAGATCAAATAA
- a CDS encoding sulfatase-like hydrolase/transferase, protein MSIISKLIMFGFSVLWASFHLPAAERKPNIILIMADDVGWECFGSYGAEDYQTPHLDKLASEGIRFNHCYSTPICTPSRIKIMTGQYNFRNYTHFGYLNPKDKTFGHLLKSAGYKTAIAGKWQLNGIYSKNAGYQDSQRPLQAGFDESCLWQVTKGKTHTNGGGERFWSPPLEHNGTFISAQENAGKYGPDIMSDFVCDFIERHKDAPFFVYYPTVLVHDPFVATPDSIGDLQQTNKSPEDVARKKENFVAMVNYMDKIIGKIVKKVEEVGQIENTIILFTADNGTHKNITSSWKGQQITGGKGTTKDMGTRVPLIAYWKDRAPSGAVLDDMIDFTDFYTTFADAAGIRLNGDDPIDGRSFLPQLRGEKGNPRDWVLLHYQPYWGRFQGKQYVRNPLFKLYRDGRFYKVPQDLKEETNLAKGQLAEEEITAQQMLQKVFEIAPPSPPLHGGKAAQERPTYPEWKNIVDPND, encoded by the coding sequence ATGAGCATCATTTCAAAATTGATCATGTTTGGATTCTCAGTCCTCTGGGCAAGTTTTCATCTGCCCGCTGCAGAGCGAAAACCCAACATCATTTTGATCATGGCCGATGATGTGGGCTGGGAATGTTTTGGCTCATATGGAGCTGAGGATTATCAAACTCCCCATCTAGATAAGCTCGCTTCTGAAGGCATTCGCTTCAATCACTGTTACTCGACACCCATTTGTACGCCATCGCGTATCAAAATCATGACAGGTCAATATAACTTTCGGAACTACACCCACTTTGGATATCTTAACCCAAAGGATAAGACTTTCGGACATCTGCTGAAGTCTGCGGGTTATAAAACGGCCATCGCCGGTAAGTGGCAACTCAATGGGATTTATTCAAAGAATGCTGGCTACCAGGACAGTCAGCGCCCCTTGCAGGCGGGTTTTGATGAGTCTTGCCTATGGCAAGTCACCAAAGGTAAGACCCATACCAATGGGGGTGGAGAACGTTTTTGGAGCCCCCCACTGGAGCATAACGGCACGTTTATATCAGCTCAAGAGAATGCGGGAAAATACGGTCCCGACATCATGTCGGATTTTGTTTGTGATTTTATAGAACGACATAAGGATGCCCCTTTCTTTGTTTATTATCCTACGGTTTTAGTTCATGACCCGTTTGTCGCTACACCTGATAGTATTGGAGACCTGCAACAAACGAACAAGTCACCTGAGGATGTAGCAAGGAAAAAAGAAAATTTCGTAGCCATGGTGAACTACATGGACAAGATCATTGGTAAAATTGTGAAAAAGGTGGAAGAGGTAGGCCAGATAGAAAATACCATCATTCTATTCACAGCGGATAATGGTACGCATAAAAACATTACTTCCAGTTGGAAAGGGCAACAGATTACTGGTGGTAAAGGAACCACGAAAGATATGGGAACACGAGTGCCACTTATTGCCTACTGGAAAGACCGTGCCCCAAGTGGAGCCGTTTTGGATGATATGATCGACTTTACAGATTTTTACACAACCTTTGCTGATGCAGCAGGAATCAGATTAAATGGTGACGATCCCATTGATGGGCGCAGCTTCTTACCTCAGCTCAGGGGTGAGAAAGGTAATCCAAGAGATTGGGTACTCCTGCATTACCAGCCTTACTGGGGAAGATTTCAAGGCAAGCAGTATGTTCGTAATCCCCTGTTTAAATTATATCGGGATGGCCGTTTCTACAAAGTGCCTCAAGATTTAAAGGAGGAAACGAATCTTGCAAAAGGGCAATTAGCTGAAGAAGAAATAACGGCTCAACAAATGCTTCAGAAGGTATTTGAAATAGCCCCTCCTTCTCCTCCACTTCATGGAGGAAAAGCTGCCCAAGAACGCCCTACTTATCCGGAATGGAAGAACATTGTCGACCCAAATGACTAG
- a CDS encoding CehA/McbA family metallohydrolase encodes MEKCAKKYRFDLHTHSRFSHDCHTQPEDLVAAAKAAGLDGLAITDHDNSGCVEYFSQVGLLRDDGQPVDDFLIIPGQEISTSSGHMLTYCAKLPNLRGISPEKAIELVRMQNGLCFPAHPYDRFRSGIREKVLDRLDIDGIEGFNAACTFQRYNQQAEQYGKKKQIPLLAGSDSHDPETVGLASTELLLESFDLSSVLEALKGSPKMCKGYITLSQSVNKTFGLVFPRVKARKAQRSAVKVRVAPAK; translated from the coding sequence ATGGAGAAGTGCGCCAAAAAATATCGATTCGACTTGCATACCCATTCGCGTTTCTCTCATGACTGCCATACACAACCAGAGGATCTAGTAGCAGCAGCTAAGGCAGCTGGCCTAGATGGCCTGGCAATTACAGATCATGACAACTCAGGCTGTGTCGAATATTTTAGCCAAGTCGGATTGCTTCGTGATGATGGCCAACCCGTTGATGACTTTCTCATTATACCGGGCCAAGAAATTAGTACTTCGTCGGGCCATATGCTCACCTACTGTGCAAAACTACCTAACTTGAGGGGTATTTCGCCTGAAAAGGCAATTGAGCTCGTTCGCATGCAAAATGGCCTTTGCTTCCCCGCCCACCCCTATGATCGGTTCCGCTCCGGCATAAGGGAAAAAGTTTTAGATCGTTTGGATATTGATGGTATTGAAGGCTTCAACGCAGCTTGCACGTTCCAGCGCTACAATCAACAAGCTGAGCAATACGGTAAAAAGAAGCAGATACCTTTACTTGCGGGTAGTGACTCACATGACCCAGAAACAGTTGGACTAGCTTCTACGGAACTTCTCCTAGAATCATTTGACCTGAGCTCAGTGCTTGAGGCACTCAAGGGTAGCCCCAAAATGTGCAAGGGCTACATCACTCTATCCCAATCTGTAAACAAAACTTTTGGTCTCGTATTTCCTCGGGTTAAAGCTCGGAAAGCCCAACGATCTGCCGTTAAAGTCCGTGTAGCACCAGCAAAATAG